A single Nostoc sp. PCC 7107 DNA region contains:
- the sufC gene encoding Fe-S cluster assembly ATPase SufC yields the protein MIIENSAVVLSVKDLTAEVGGTPILKGVNLEVRAGEIHAIMGPNGSGKSTFSKVLSGHPAYTVTGGEVIFQGRNLLEMEPEERARAGVFLAFQYPLEIPGVSNLDFLRVAYNSRQKAQGLEEVDAFDFDDLIEEKLDVVKMDAAFLSRSVNEGFSGGEKKRNEILQMALLEPKLAILDETDSGLDIDALKIVAHGVNQLTNPDNATIMITHYQRLLNYIVPDFVHVMARGQILTSGGKELAVELESRGYDWILEESAVEVGV from the coding sequence ATGATTATTGAAAATAGTGCAGTTGTGCTGTCGGTGAAGGATTTGACGGCTGAGGTTGGTGGTACGCCGATTCTTAAGGGTGTGAATTTGGAGGTTCGCGCTGGAGAGATTCATGCGATTATGGGGCCGAATGGTTCTGGGAAGAGTACGTTTTCTAAGGTGTTGTCAGGACATCCAGCGTATACGGTGACTGGCGGTGAGGTGATTTTCCAAGGACGAAATTTGTTGGAAATGGAGCCGGAAGAACGCGCTAGGGCTGGGGTGTTTTTGGCGTTTCAGTATCCTCTAGAAATTCCTGGTGTGAGCAATTTGGATTTCTTACGGGTAGCGTACAATTCTCGGCAGAAGGCGCAAGGGTTGGAAGAGGTAGACGCGTTTGATTTTGATGATTTGATTGAGGAAAAGCTGGATGTGGTGAAGATGGATGCGGCTTTCCTCAGTCGAAGTGTGAATGAAGGTTTTTCTGGTGGTGAGAAAAAGCGGAATGAAATTCTGCAAATGGCGCTGTTAGAACCAAAGTTGGCAATTCTGGATGAGACAGATTCAGGTTTAGATATTGATGCGCTGAAGATTGTCGCGCATGGGGTAAATCAGCTGACTAATCCAGACAATGCGACGATTATGATTACCCACTACCAACGTCTGCTGAATTATATTGTGCCGGATTTTGTTCATGTGATGGCGCGGGGACAAATTCTCACCAGTGGCGGGAAGGAACTGGCAGTAGAGTTGGAGTCTCGCGGTTATGACTGGATTTTGGAGGAAAGTGCGGTTGAGGTGGGTGTGTAA
- the sufR gene encoding iron-sulfur cluster biosynthesis transcriptional regulator SufR: protein MATTQQSSTKQEILEYLLKHSQATAFELSEVLNVSPQAIRRHLKDLEAEELIMYSSTAQAGMGRPQHIYELSRQGRDRLHRTTSDRFGDGYGEFAVSLLDTLAETVGHDKMTTILQKQWERKAQEYRDRVGKGSLKERVETLVQLRKAEGFMAEYHSVEPDEQNSADKGDRFVLIEHHCAISNVAESFPSVCGHELEMFAAVLPDCIVERTHWIINGEHRCGYLVKARQQPQN from the coding sequence ATGGCGACTACCCAGCAGTCCTCAACGAAGCAAGAGATTCTCGAATATCTGCTAAAACACTCACAAGCAACTGCTTTTGAGCTTTCAGAAGTTTTAAATGTTAGCCCACAAGCAATTCGCCGTCATCTCAAAGATTTAGAGGCGGAGGAATTGATTATGTATTCATCTACGGCACAGGCGGGGATGGGGCGGCCACAACATATTTATGAACTGAGTCGTCAAGGACGCGATCGCCTACATCGCACAACAAGCGATCGCTTTGGTGATGGTTACGGGGAATTTGCCGTTTCGCTGCTGGATACCTTGGCCGAAACCGTCGGCCACGACAAAATGACGACGATTTTACAAAAACAATGGGAACGCAAAGCCCAAGAATACCGCGATCGCGTTGGTAAAGGTTCTTTAAAAGAACGGGTAGAAACTTTAGTCCAGTTGCGAAAAGCCGAAGGATTCATGGCAGAATACCACTCTGTAGAACCAGATGAGCAAAATTCTGCCGATAAAGGCGATCGCTTTGTGTTAATAGAGCATCATTGTGCCATTTCCAACGTCGCTGAGTCTTTTCCTAGCGTTTGTGGTCACGAATTGGAAATGTTTGCCGCTGTACTACCAGACTGTATAGTAGAACGTACCCACTGGATTATTAATGGTGAACATCGCTGTGGCTATTTAGTTAAAGCTCGCCAGCAACCGCAGAATTAA
- the sufB gene encoding Fe-S cluster assembly protein SufB — MSATVKSLVNQPYKYGFITDIEADTIPRGLSEDVVRLISAKKNEPEFMLDFRLRAYRQWQKMVEPTWPSVKYPPINYQDIIYYSAPKQKKAKLNSLDEVDPTLLETFEKLGISLSEQKRLANVAVDAIFDSVSVATTFKEKLAEDGVIFCSISEALQEHPELIKKYLGSVVPIADNYFAALNAAVFSDGSFVYIPKGVKCPMELSTYFRINSGDTGQFERTLIVAEEGSYVSYLEGCTAPMYDSNQLHAAVVELVALDNAEIKYSTVQNWYAGDVNGKGGIYNFVTKRGLCQGVNSKISWTQVETGSAITWKYPSCVLVGDNSVGEFYSVALTNNMQQADTGTKMIHVGKNTRSTIISKGISAGNSSNSYRGLVKINPKAEGARNYSQCDSMLIGDNAHANTFPYIQVQNKAAKVEHEASTSKIGEDQLFFFAQRGISSEDAISMMISGFCKDVFNQLPMEFAVEADKLLSLKLEGSVG, encoded by the coding sequence ATGAGTGCCACTGTCAAATCCCTAGTCAACCAACCTTACAAGTACGGCTTTATTACAGATATCGAAGCCGATACCATCCCGCGTGGACTTAGTGAAGACGTTGTTCGCTTGATTTCCGCCAAGAAAAATGAGCCGGAATTCATGCTCGACTTTCGTCTGAGAGCCTATCGCCAGTGGCAAAAAATGGTAGAACCAACTTGGCCTAGCGTCAAATATCCGCCGATTAATTATCAGGATATCATTTACTACTCTGCGCCCAAGCAAAAGAAAGCAAAACTCAACAGCTTAGACGAAGTAGATCCTACCCTGCTGGAAACCTTCGAGAAGCTGGGGATTTCCCTGTCAGAACAAAAACGTCTGGCAAACGTCGCCGTAGATGCAATTTTTGATAGCGTTTCCGTCGCTACTACCTTCAAAGAAAAACTAGCTGAAGACGGCGTTATCTTCTGTTCCATTTCCGAAGCACTACAGGAACACCCAGAATTAATCAAGAAATATTTAGGAAGTGTTGTCCCCATTGCTGACAATTATTTTGCCGCCTTAAACGCCGCAGTTTTCAGCGATGGTTCTTTTGTCTATATTCCCAAAGGCGTAAAATGCCCAATGGAATTGTCTACCTACTTCCGCATCAACTCTGGCGATACGGGACAATTTGAACGGACTTTGATTGTCGCCGAAGAAGGTAGCTATGTTTCTTATTTGGAAGGTTGCACCGCGCCAATGTATGACAGCAACCAACTCCACGCCGCAGTAGTGGAACTGGTGGCTTTGGATAACGCGGAAATTAAATATTCTACTGTGCAGAACTGGTACGCCGGCGATGTTAACGGTAAAGGCGGGATTTACAATTTCGTTACCAAGCGTGGCTTGTGTCAAGGTGTAAATTCTAAGATTTCTTGGACTCAGGTAGAAACGGGTTCCGCAATTACTTGGAAGTATCCTAGCTGTGTGTTAGTTGGGGATAACTCTGTGGGTGAGTTCTACTCGGTGGCGTTGACAAACAATATGCAGCAAGCCGACACCGGGACGAAGATGATTCATGTCGGTAAAAATACTCGCAGTACGATTATTTCTAAAGGAATCTCCGCAGGTAATTCTAGTAACAGTTACCGGGGTTTGGTGAAAATCAACCCGAAGGCTGAAGGCGCGAGAAATTATTCTCAGTGCGACTCTATGTTAATTGGGGATAATGCTCACGCTAACACTTTCCCTTATATTCAAGTCCAAAATAAAGCTGCGAAAGTGGAGCATGAAGCTTCGACTTCTAAGATTGGGGAAGATCAGCTATTTTTCTTTGCTCAACGGGGCATTTCTTCTGAAGATGCTATTTCGATGATGATTAGCGGCTTCTGTAAGGATGTTTTTAATCAGCTACCGATGGAGTTTGCGGTGGAGGCTGATAAGTTGTTGAGTTTGAAGTTGGAAGGTAGTGTTGGGTAA
- a CDS encoding YciI family protein — MSKLFAVVVATVPEYYEYKQVHPEHDQNQQSWFLEQQEKGILLCCGPFFPHDGTGLWVIQAENIEQAQAIVKSSPRARDGMLADSAQVVEWEVHIGRDRFF; from the coding sequence ATGTCTAAGCTTTTTGCTGTTGTAGTTGCAACCGTTCCAGAATATTACGAATACAAACAAGTTCACCCAGAACATGACCAAAATCAACAGTCGTGGTTTCTGGAGCAACAAGAAAAAGGTATACTACTTTGCTGCGGGCCGTTTTTTCCCCACGATGGAACAGGACTTTGGGTGATTCAGGCGGAGAACATCGAACAGGCTCAAGCTATTGTTAAAAGTAGTCCGCGGGCGCGAGATGGGATGTTAGCAGACTCCGCGCAAGTTGTAGAGTGGGAAGTGCATATTGGCCGCGATCGCTTTTTCTAG
- a CDS encoding peptidoglycan-binding protein, translating to MKLQDFLGKEEKWGFEAIAKDEELTRQIQILLIGLGLLEPPADAKFGPVTAGAIKKFQEFMKIDEPDYIGAVTAKELIETKPDELPKPALKLGNDIASKIVKYMLAQNYQVFTGTKEYNIVYVEGIDGDWNLNSDTPNAFNDRRIVIEVVNGTPKIVDHWQATTEPGRYYTVNPMNPGGAARIKFGQYKAWAVGLHGNAERHEALVQVSPITVHRDFNKDYQRTGDKLDTGLFYVNQHWGYDAPSNDIKNASAGCLVGRMRQGHKEFMSIIKQDRRYVANNDYVFYTTVIPGDDLLKKFPG from the coding sequence ATGAAATTACAAGATTTTTTAGGTAAAGAAGAAAAATGGGGATTTGAGGCGATCGCTAAAGATGAAGAATTAACTCGCCAGATTCAAATATTATTAATTGGCTTAGGTTTATTGGAACCACCCGCAGATGCTAAATTTGGGCCTGTGACTGCTGGTGCAATCAAAAAATTTCAAGAATTCATGAAAATTGATGAGCCAGATTATATAGGTGCAGTTACAGCCAAAGAATTAATTGAAACTAAACCTGATGAATTACCCAAACCAGCCTTAAAATTAGGTAACGACATTGCCAGCAAAATTGTGAAGTATATGCTGGCACAAAATTATCAAGTTTTTACTGGCACTAAAGAATACAACATTGTTTATGTTGAAGGTATAGATGGTGACTGGAACTTGAATAGTGACACACCCAATGCCTTTAACGATCGCCGCATTGTCATTGAAGTAGTCAATGGTACTCCTAAAATTGTCGATCACTGGCAAGCTACCACCGAACCCGGCAGATATTACACCGTCAACCCCATGAATCCTGGAGGTGCAGCCAGAATTAAGTTTGGACAATACAAAGCTTGGGCTGTCGGTTTACATGGCAATGCAGAACGTCACGAAGCATTAGTACAAGTATCACCAATTACTGTTCACCGCGATTTCAACAAAGATTATCAACGAACTGGTGACAAACTAGATACAGGTCTTTTCTACGTAAATCAACACTGGGGTTATGATGCGCCTAGTAATGATATTAAAAATGCTAGTGCTGGTTGTCTTGTAGGGCGGATGCGTCAAGGACATAAAGAGTTTATGTCCATCATTAAACAAGACCGTCGCTATGTAGCCAATAATGACTATGTATTTTATACAACAGTAATTCCTGGCGATGATTTATTGAAGAAGTTTCCGGGATAA
- a CDS encoding cysteine desulfurase, with translation MTFTATKTLADKIRADFPILHQEVNGKPLVYLDNAATSQKPLLVLNALRNYYEQYNANVHRGAHTLSAKATDAYEAARDKIAQFINAASRQEIVYTRNASEAINLVAYSWGMNNLQPGDEIILSVMEHHSNIVPWQFVAQKTGAVLKFVELTPEETFDLEQFKQLISEKTKLVSIVHVSNTLGCINPVKEIADITHRYGAKFLVDACQSVPHMKVDVQDIGCDWLVASGHKMCAPTGIGFLYGKLELLEAMPPFFGGGEMIAEVYLDHSTYAELPHKFEAGTPAIGEAIALGAAIDYLSSIGMDKIHAYEAELTAHLFQQLEKIPQIRIYGPKPDANGENRAALAAFTVGDVHANDLSTLLDQEGVAIRSGHHCTQPLHRYLSLPATARVSLYFYNTREEIDVFIKALKETLDFFAGIFG, from the coding sequence ATGACTTTTACAGCTACCAAAACTCTTGCAGATAAAATCCGCGCTGACTTCCCGATATTACACCAGGAAGTCAACGGTAAACCCTTGGTTTATCTCGATAATGCGGCGACATCGCAAAAACCCTTGCTTGTCTTAAATGCCCTGCGGAATTATTACGAGCAATACAATGCTAATGTCCATCGTGGCGCTCATACCCTCAGTGCTAAAGCCACTGATGCTTATGAAGCAGCACGCGATAAAATTGCCCAATTTATTAATGCTGCATCTCGCCAAGAAATTGTCTACACCCGCAACGCCAGCGAAGCAATTAACTTAGTTGCTTATAGCTGGGGGATGAACAATTTGCAGCCAGGGGATGAAATTATTCTGTCGGTGATGGAACACCACAGTAATATTGTGCCTTGGCAATTTGTGGCGCAAAAAACAGGTGCAGTTCTAAAATTTGTTGAACTAACACCAGAAGAAACATTTGATTTAGAACAGTTTAAACAACTGATTTCTGAGAAAACAAAACTGGTGTCAATTGTTCATGTTTCTAACACTTTGGGTTGTATTAACCCAGTGAAAGAAATTGCTGATATTACTCACAGATACGGTGCGAAATTCTTAGTTGATGCTTGTCAAAGTGTGCCTCACATGAAAGTCGATGTTCAAGACATCGGCTGTGATTGGTTGGTGGCTTCGGGACATAAAATGTGTGCGCCAACGGGGATAGGCTTTTTATATGGCAAGCTGGAATTGTTAGAAGCAATGCCACCATTTTTTGGCGGTGGCGAAATGATTGCTGAGGTATATTTAGATCATTCTACTTATGCCGAATTGCCCCACAAATTTGAAGCTGGGACACCTGCAATTGGAGAAGCGATCGCCCTCGGTGCTGCGATAGACTATTTATCAAGTATCGGTATGGATAAAATTCATGCCTACGAAGCTGAGTTAACCGCTCATTTATTCCAGCAATTAGAAAAAATTCCTCAAATTCGCATTTACGGCCCCAAACCTGATGCGAATGGAGAAAATAGAGCCGCTTTAGCTGCATTCACAGTCGGCGATGTCCACGCTAACGACTTATCTACATTATTAGATCAAGAAGGCGTTGCCATCCGTTCTGGACACCACTGCACCCAACCATTACACCGCTATTTAAGTTTGCCAGCAACTGCACGAGTAAGTTTATATTTCTACAATACTCGTGAGGAAATTGACGTATTCATCAAAGCATTAAAAGAAACTCTTGACTTCTTTGCTGGTATCTTCGGTTAA
- a CDS encoding tetratricopeptide repeat protein, whose product MYKRISLIVGVLLLGCSVVAIPARVQAQVLVAQGKNPELKELFEEGRRQVDAGDYDSAIATYQRAAALDPKNAKVHSGMGYLYAQQGNYQAALVAYRRALGLDPNNSDFFYAVGYIKANLGDTKGSRDAYRRAIQLNRNNINAYLGLGVTQARLGDYEAANWAYEQAIGIDRNNPQIYEFMAAMFKQRRQTKQANSLLQKARSLYQRQNNVDGVARVEAMLQELGG is encoded by the coding sequence GTGTACAAACGTATATCGCTTATAGTTGGTGTTCTGTTATTAGGATGTAGTGTTGTTGCTATACCTGCGAGAGTTCAGGCTCAGGTATTAGTCGCGCAAGGAAAAAACCCAGAGTTAAAGGAACTGTTTGAAGAAGGTCGTAGACAAGTTGATGCTGGTGATTATGATAGTGCGATCGCTACATATCAAAGAGCAGCCGCCCTTGATCCTAAGAATGCTAAAGTACATTCTGGGATGGGTTACTTGTACGCCCAACAAGGAAATTATCAAGCTGCACTAGTTGCTTATCGTCGCGCCCTCGGTTTAGATCCCAACAACAGTGATTTCTTTTATGCTGTAGGTTACATCAAAGCTAACTTGGGTGACACTAAAGGTTCGAGAGATGCTTATCGTCGAGCCATTCAACTCAACCGTAACAATATTAATGCCTACCTGGGGTTAGGAGTTACCCAAGCTCGTTTAGGCGATTATGAAGCAGCTAATTGGGCTTATGAGCAAGCTATTGGCATAGATAGGAACAATCCTCAGATATATGAGTTTATGGCGGCGATGTTTAAACAACGTCGTCAGACAAAGCAAGCAAACAGTTTACTGCAAAAAGCTCGTAGTTTATATCAACGTCAAAATAACGTTGATGGAGTTGCCAGAGTAGAAGCAATGTTACAGGAGTTAGGAGGTTGA
- a CDS encoding ABC transporter ATP-binding protein: protein MTAAVLLENVFKFYKNVPVVNDLSFAIAPGEIFALLGPNGAGKSTTIRMLTTLTKPSQGHIEVAGYDVVKQPIQAKQSIGVVLQQTSVDGDLSVWENMELHGRLHHIANPQRQRLINQWLEYVELADRRDDLVKTLSGGMKRRLQIARALLHRPQILFLDEPTVGLDPQTRRRLWEIIRDLNKQGMTMLLTTHYMDEVEYLCGAFEATGPGRIGIMDSGKLITLGTLQQLRSAHGEGLVMKQLGITEAGNDSARRWEYLFFPSLEAANTYLNQQPDKTGMMVRSSNLEDIFVELTGRQLD, encoded by the coding sequence ATGACTGCTGCTGTTCTGTTAGAGAATGTCTTCAAGTTTTACAAAAATGTCCCTGTAGTTAATGATTTATCATTTGCGATCGCACCTGGAGAAATCTTTGCGCTACTTGGCCCTAACGGTGCAGGTAAATCAACCACAATTCGGATGTTAACTACATTAACAAAGCCGTCTCAAGGACATATCGAAGTGGCTGGTTATGATGTTGTCAAACAACCAATACAAGCCAAACAGAGTATTGGTGTTGTATTGCAGCAAACCAGTGTGGATGGCGATTTAAGCGTCTGGGAAAATATGGAACTGCATGGGCGGCTACATCATATAGCCAACCCACAGCGACAACGACTGATTAATCAGTGGCTAGAGTATGTGGAACTAGCAGACAGAAGAGATGATTTAGTAAAAACTCTGTCTGGAGGAATGAAACGACGATTACAAATAGCTAGGGCTTTACTACATCGACCACAAATTTTATTTCTGGATGAACCAACTGTTGGACTAGACCCCCAAACGCGCCGACGACTTTGGGAAATTATTCGGGATTTAAATAAGCAAGGAATGACAATGTTACTCACGACTCATTACATGGATGAAGTCGAGTATTTATGTGGAGCTTTTGAAGCAACTGGGCCGGGACGCATCGGGATTATGGATAGTGGCAAACTTATAACTTTAGGAACGCTCCAACAGTTGCGTTCTGCTCACGGTGAAGGTTTAGTCATGAAACAATTGGGCATTACCGAGGCGGGTAATGACAGCGCCCGACGTTGGGAATATTTATTTTTCCCTTCTTTAGAAGCAGCAAATACTTATCTGAATCAACAGCCAGATAAAACTGGGATGATGGTGCGTTCCTCTAATTTAGAAGATATTTTCGTAGAACTAACTGGGCGACAGTTAGATTAA
- a CDS encoding YbjQ family protein: MILTTTDVIQGAVIDSYLGIVTAEVVYGSNFLRDFFASIRDVIGGRTGSYERLFEEGQKKALLELEQRAQQLGANAVIGIEIDTGTINVDQSGVLMLITATGTAVRMR; the protein is encoded by the coding sequence ATGATTTTAACTACAACCGATGTGATTCAAGGTGCAGTAATTGATTCATATTTAGGTATTGTAACTGCGGAAGTTGTTTACGGCAGCAATTTCTTACGAGATTTTTTTGCCAGTATTCGAGATGTAATTGGTGGAAGAACTGGTAGCTATGAACGTTTATTTGAAGAAGGACAAAAAAAAGCCCTCTTAGAACTAGAACAACGCGCACAGCAGCTAGGCGCAAACGCTGTCATTGGTATTGAAATCGATACAGGTACAATCAACGTTGACCAGTCTGGAGTTTTAATGCTGATTACTGCTACAGGCACAGCAGTCAGAATGCGTTAG
- a CDS encoding NAD+ synthase, with amino-acid sequence MKIAIAQLNPTIGDLPGNAQKILEAAQQAVQSGARLLLTPELSLCGYPPRDLLLNPSFVSAMSMTLQQLARDLPPKLAVLVGTVEPNTKSHITGGKSLFNSIALLESGKVKQIFYKRLLPTYDVFDEDRYFEPGLQPNHFTLDDIHIGVTICEDLWNDEEFWGKRSYAVNPIADLAILGVDLIVNLSASPYSDGKPQFRESMLKHSAVRFQQPMIYVNQVGSNDDLIFDGYSFALNGQGEIMCRARGFATDLVNVEFNDKQRDLELSSLMPACESAEEEVWQALVLGVKDYALKCRFSKVVLGLSGGVDSALVAAIATAALGKENVLGVLMPSPYSSEHSVSDALALGKNLGIQTKILPIGELMQGFDHSLADLFAGTEFGIAEENIQSRIRGNLLMAIANKFGYLLLSTGNKSEMAVGYCTLYGDMNGGLAVIADVPKTRVYQICHWLNRNGEVIPQNILTKAPSAELKPGQVDQDSLPPYEVLDDILQRFIHDHESATQIVAAGHNPMIVDRVIQMVARAEFKRRQAPPGLKITDRAFGTGWRMPIASSWVAIKNAYQAIPISTSI; translated from the coding sequence ATGAAAATCGCGATCGCTCAACTTAACCCCACAATTGGTGATTTACCTGGAAACGCCCAAAAGATTCTAGAAGCCGCACAACAGGCGGTTCAATCAGGCGCACGTTTATTGTTAACCCCAGAACTTTCTTTGTGTGGTTATCCACCAAGGGATTTATTACTAAATCCGAGTTTTGTCTCTGCTATGAGTATGACATTACAACAATTAGCCAGAGATTTGCCGCCAAAATTAGCTGTGTTAGTCGGAACTGTTGAACCAAATACAAAATCACATATCACTGGCGGTAAAAGTTTATTTAATAGTATTGCTTTATTAGAATCAGGCAAAGTCAAACAAATTTTTTATAAGCGGCTATTGCCTACTTATGATGTATTTGATGAAGACCGCTATTTTGAACCAGGATTACAACCTAATCATTTCACTTTAGATGATATTCATATTGGCGTAACTATTTGCGAAGATTTATGGAACGATGAAGAATTTTGGGGCAAACGTAGTTATGCTGTTAATCCGATTGCAGACTTAGCAATTTTAGGCGTAGATTTAATTGTTAATTTATCCGCTTCACCTTACAGCGACGGCAAACCGCAGTTTCGAGAATCGATGTTGAAACATAGCGCGGTGCGTTTTCAACAGCCGATGATTTACGTCAACCAAGTAGGCAGCAATGATGATTTGATATTTGATGGCTATAGTTTCGCTTTGAATGGTCAAGGTGAAATTATGTGTCGCGCCCGTGGTTTTGCTACTGATTTGGTAAATGTGGAATTTAACGATAAACAACGAGATTTAGAACTAAGTTCTTTAATGCCTGCTTGCGAATCAGCAGAAGAAGAAGTTTGGCAAGCTTTAGTTTTGGGTGTGAAAGACTATGCGCTGAAATGTCGCTTTTCTAAAGTAGTATTAGGTTTAAGTGGTGGTGTAGATTCGGCATTAGTAGCAGCGATCGCCACAGCAGCACTCGGTAAAGAAAATGTCCTCGGTGTCCTGATGCCATCACCTTACAGTTCCGAACATTCTGTCAGTGATGCTTTGGCATTAGGTAAAAATTTAGGCATTCAAACTAAAATTTTACCCATAGGCGAACTTATGCAAGGCTTTGATCATAGCCTAGCGGACTTGTTTGCAGGTACAGAATTTGGTATCGCCGAGGAGAATATACAGTCGCGGATTCGCGGTAACTTATTAATGGCGATCGCTAATAAATTTGGCTATCTCTTATTATCCACGGGTAACAAATCAGAAATGGCCGTCGGTTACTGCACCCTCTACGGCGACATGAACGGCGGTTTAGCAGTTATAGCTGATGTTCCAAAAACCCGCGTCTATCAAATCTGCCACTGGTTAAACCGTAACGGCGAAGTTATCCCGCAAAATATTCTCACCAAAGCCCCCAGTGCTGAACTCAAACCCGGCCAAGTTGATCAAGATTCCCTACCCCCCTACGAAGTTTTAGACGACATCTTGCAACGCTTCATTCACGACCATGAATCAGCAACCCAGATAGTTGCAGCAGGTCACAACCCCATGATTGTAGACCGAGTAATTCAAATGGTAGCCCGTGCTGAATTTAAGCGGCGACAAGCACCCCCCGGATTGAAAATTACCGACCGCGCCTTTGGTACAGGCTGGCGAATGCCAATTGCTAGTAGCTGGGTAGCAATCAAAAACGCTTATCAAGCAATACCTATCTCTACCTCTATTTAA
- the sufD gene encoding Fe-S cluster assembly protein SufD — MSIQVSPSAIPNSDAVSLVSSLLDRDAYLTGLLNQVSVTEADGLQELRQQAANWVRHSTIPTTREEEWRFTDLSELRGVEFRKAQPVNNVAVLKVTSLTDNRLVFVNGVYAPELSAVNLPDGIVVGNLAGLTVEGDRIRKYLAQAEGALEVFTALNTAGLTDAAVVWVGKNVVVDTPIHLLFISVAGETATISQPRCLVVAETGSQVTLVEEFTNRRDTEGAEGKSYFTNAVTEVWVGENAAVNHTRVELEGAEAFHVGKTAVNQARYSRYTCNAFSLGAKLSRHNLEILQTGEQTETTLNGLAMISGKQVADTHSAIALNYPYGKSEQLHKCIVGDRAHAVFNGKVFVPKPAQLTDAAQLNRNLLLSSKARVDTKPQLEITADNVKCAHGATVSQLEDDEIFYLQSRGIDESAARNLLINAFATEIINKVPVASLRDILLNTVTSFKSLTND; from the coding sequence ATGTCTATTCAAGTTTCTCCTAGTGCTATTCCTAACTCAGATGCAGTCAGTTTGGTGTCTTCTCTGTTGGATAGAGATGCTTATTTGACTGGGTTGTTAAATCAAGTAAGTGTAACTGAAGCAGATGGGTTGCAGGAATTACGCCAACAAGCTGCAAATTGGGTACGTCACTCCACTATCCCTACCACCCGCGAGGAAGAATGGCGATTTACTGATTTGTCTGAGTTGCGGGGTGTGGAATTTCGCAAGGCGCAGCCAGTTAATAATGTAGCGGTGTTAAAGGTAACTTCTCTAACTGATAATCGGTTGGTATTTGTTAATGGGGTTTATGCGCCGGAGTTATCTGCTGTTAATTTACCTGATGGTATTGTTGTAGGTAATTTAGCTGGTTTAACAGTTGAAGGCGATCGCATCCGCAAGTACCTCGCTCAAGCTGAGGGAGCTTTGGAAGTATTCACGGCTCTCAATACGGCTGGTTTAACGGATGCAGCAGTTGTATGGGTGGGTAAAAATGTCGTGGTTGACACACCTATTCATCTGCTGTTTATTTCGGTTGCTGGTGAGACGGCGACTATTTCCCAGCCGCGTTGTTTGGTGGTGGCGGAAACTGGTTCGCAGGTGACTTTGGTGGAGGAGTTTACGAACCGCAGAGACACAGAGGGCGCGGAGGGTAAGAGCTATTTTACCAATGCGGTGACGGAGGTTTGGGTTGGTGAGAATGCTGCGGTAAATCATACTAGAGTTGAGCTAGAAGGCGCAGAGGCGTTTCACGTTGGTAAGACTGCGGTTAACCAAGCTCGTTATAGTCGCTATACCTGTAATGCTTTTAGTTTAGGGGCAAAGTTATCACGCCATAATTTGGAGATTTTGCAAACTGGTGAGCAAACTGAAACTACGCTCAACGGTTTGGCGATGATTTCTGGTAAGCAAGTTGCGGATACTCATAGTGCGATCGCTCTCAATTATCCTTATGGTAAAAGTGAACAATTGCACAAATGTATTGTTGGCGATCGCGCTCATGCAGTATTCAATGGTAAAGTATTTGTACCTAAGCCAGCACAGTTAACTGACGCAGCGCAGTTAAATCGCAATTTACTACTATCCTCCAAGGCGCGAGTCGATACCAAGCCCCAATTAGAAATTACCGCCGATAACGTCAAATGCGCTCACGGTGCAACTGTGAGTCAGTTAGAAGATGATGAAATCTTCTATCTCCAAAGCCGCGGAATTGATGAAAGTGCAGCGCGGAATTTATTAATTAACGCCTTCGCCACCGAAATCATCAACAAAGTTCCTGTTGCTTCCCTCAGAGACATATTGCTAAACACAGTCACTAGCTTTAAGTCCCTAACCAATGACTAA